The Mucilaginibacter terrenus genome has a segment encoding these proteins:
- a CDS encoding ABC transporter ATP-binding protein, which produces MIGFKDISKTFNTGKANQVNALADIDLTINKGEFVIVVGANGSGKTTLLNLVAGTILADKGTITVDGTDATKLPDYKRSRWIARIFQNPLLGTAADLSIMDNFRLAALRTQAKGLTIGKTASFKKQVQEKVAALGMGLESKLEQPIGTLSGGQRQALTLLMSVMDECKILLLDEPTAALDPRSAKTVMSMADNLIKQYGLTAILVTHNLKDAGQYGSRIIHMEEGHVIRDVSAGEKLKLKQTELFEWFG; this is translated from the coding sequence ATGATCGGCTTTAAAGACATCAGCAAAACATTTAACACCGGTAAGGCTAACCAGGTAAATGCCCTTGCGGATATCGATCTGACTATTAATAAAGGAGAATTTGTGATAGTGGTAGGTGCAAATGGTTCCGGTAAAACCACGCTGCTTAACCTGGTGGCCGGTACCATTTTGGCGGATAAAGGCACCATAACCGTTGATGGAACCGACGCTACCAAACTACCTGACTACAAACGCAGCCGCTGGATAGCCCGTATATTTCAAAACCCGTTACTTGGTACCGCAGCCGACCTCAGCATCATGGATAATTTTAGACTTGCAGCCTTGCGGACGCAAGCTAAAGGCCTTACCATTGGTAAAACCGCTTCCTTTAAAAAGCAGGTCCAGGAAAAAGTAGCCGCCTTGGGTATGGGACTGGAGAGCAAACTGGAGCAGCCAATTGGTACACTCTCCGGAGGCCAACGGCAGGCGCTTACCCTGCTCATGAGCGTAATGGACGAATGTAAAATATTGCTGCTGGATGAACCCACTGCCGCGCTGGACCCACGTTCTGCCAAAACAGTGATGAGCATGGCCGATAATCTTATTAAGCAATATGGACTTACAGCTATACTCGTCACGCACAATTTAAAGGACGCCGGACAATACGGTTCACGTATCATCCATATGGAAGAGGGGCATGTAATAAGGGACGTTAGTGCCGGAGAAAAGCTGAAACTAAAGCAAACCGAGCTGTTTGAGTGGTTCGGGTAA
- a CDS encoding SCO family protein, producing MRKIAALLFIVLAYSACKNGDANSRLPIYGNRDTKNVVVNGKTVVDTVYQTIPAFRFVNQYGDSITENSLKGDIYVADFFFTTCPSICPIMHRNMLKVYADFKNVPDVKILSHSIDPKHDSVKVLKAYADKLGISGNTWWLLQGKKEETYNLAQSYLTRRPEESAKDLFIHDGLFLLIDKQKRIRGSYDGTDEKETERLIADIKKLRAETNTEIAQ from the coding sequence ATGAGAAAGATAGCAGCCCTCCTGTTTATAGTACTGGCATACAGCGCTTGTAAAAATGGTGACGCAAATTCACGATTACCGATTTACGGCAATCGCGATACCAAAAATGTTGTTGTAAACGGCAAAACAGTTGTCGACACTGTTTATCAAACCATACCGGCATTTAGATTTGTAAACCAATATGGCGACAGCATCACTGAAAACAGCTTGAAAGGCGATATATACGTTGCCGATTTCTTTTTCACTACTTGTCCATCTATATGCCCTATCATGCATCGTAACATGCTAAAGGTATATGCAGATTTTAAGAACGTGCCCGATGTGAAGATCCTGTCGCACAGCATTGACCCAAAACACGACAGCGTTAAAGTGCTTAAAGCTTATGCAGATAAACTCGGCATTAGTGGCAATACCTGGTGGCTATTGCAGGGCAAAAAGGAAGAGACTTACAACCTGGCACAGAGTTACCTTACACGCCGCCCGGAAGAAAGCGCTAAAGACCTGTTTATTCACGACGGATTGTTCTTGCTGATAGATAAGCAGAAACGCATCCGCGGAAGCTATGATGGTACGGACGAAAAAGAAACTGAAAGATTGATTGCCGACATTAAGAAATTGCGTGCAGAAACAAATACCGAAATAGCCCAATGA
- a CDS encoding PQQ-dependent sugar dehydrogenase: MKNTSLRLLLPALAITGFSLCISSCSNNDKKTDQTTTTQTTADTSASGAGLVLPSGFTAAIVAENLGSTRHIAVTPQGGIYVKLSGLKDGKGILYLTESNGKATVKNAFGNYIGTGMYIKDGYLYASSNEEVFRYKLDANNQVVSPDAPEKVVTGLISRNEHEAKAILLDNSGNLYVNIGAYSNACQVKDREKGSPGQPGCPILDSAGGIWQFKAGKLNQTYKDGVRYATGLRNVVGMDWNKSANQLFVMQHGRDQLHELFPTMFTEKQSAELPAECLYALNKGDNAGWPYIYYDWQTNKKMQMPEYGGDGKKEGDSKYKDPAAAFPGHLAPNGLLFYTGSQFPEKYKNGAFIAFHGSWNRAPEPQAGYFVVFQPMKNGKADGNYEVFANGFSGSAENTAKGSATHRPCGLAQGPDGSIYVTDDVKGNIYKISYKK; encoded by the coding sequence ATGAAAAATACATCTTTACGGCTGCTTTTGCCAGCGCTGGCTATAACCGGGTTTAGCTTATGCATAAGCTCCTGTTCTAACAACGACAAAAAAACAGATCAAACTACAACAACCCAAACTACTGCGGATACCAGTGCTTCCGGCGCTGGTTTAGTGCTACCAAGCGGCTTTACCGCGGCTATTGTAGCTGAGAACTTAGGCAGCACCCGCCATATTGCGGTTACGCCACAAGGCGGTATTTACGTTAAGCTTAGCGGATTAAAAGACGGTAAGGGTATTTTATACCTTACCGAAAGCAACGGTAAAGCAACCGTAAAAAACGCGTTCGGGAACTATATAGGTACTGGTATGTATATTAAGGATGGCTATCTGTATGCATCTTCTAACGAAGAAGTCTTTAGATACAAGTTAGATGCAAACAATCAGGTAGTTAGCCCGGACGCTCCCGAAAAAGTTGTAACGGGCTTAATCAGCCGTAACGAACATGAGGCCAAAGCTATATTGCTGGACAATAGCGGCAACCTTTATGTAAACATTGGCGCTTACTCAAATGCTTGCCAGGTAAAAGACCGGGAGAAAGGCTCCCCGGGACAGCCTGGCTGCCCTATACTTGACTCTGCAGGCGGAATATGGCAGTTTAAAGCCGGCAAACTCAATCAAACTTACAAAGATGGTGTGCGGTATGCAACCGGCCTTCGCAACGTTGTGGGTATGGACTGGAATAAATCAGCCAACCAGCTGTTTGTGATGCAGCACGGGCGCGACCAGCTACACGAGTTGTTCCCGACCATGTTTACTGAAAAGCAATCTGCAGAGCTTCCGGCCGAGTGCTTGTATGCATTAAACAAGGGAGACAACGCGGGTTGGCCTTACATCTATTACGATTGGCAAACCAACAAGAAAATGCAAATGCCAGAATACGGCGGCGACGGCAAGAAAGAAGGCGACAGTAAGTACAAGGATCCGGCAGCAGCTTTTCCTGGGCACCTCGCCCCCAACGGATTATTGTTTTACACCGGTAGCCAATTTCCGGAGAAATATAAGAATGGTGCCTTTATCGCTTTCCACGGTTCATGGAACCGCGCACCCGAACCTCAGGCGGGCTACTTTGTAGTTTTTCAACCAATGAAAAATGGAAAGGCCGACGGGAACTACGAAGTGTTTGCTAACGGGTTCTCCGGTTCGGCTGAAAATACCGCTAAAGGTAGTGCAACCCACCGGCCCTGCGGATTGGCACAAGGCCCGGACGGATCAATATACGTGACAGATGATGTTAAGGGGAATATTTACAAAATCAGCTATAAAAAATAG
- a CDS encoding aldo/keto reductase → MEKRELGRSGLVVHPLVFGGNVFGWTADEKTSFGLLDSFVDHGFDFVDTADVYSRWVPGNTGGESETIIGNWFKQSGKRDKIVLATKVGKPMSEDKKGLSRAYIISAVEASLKRLKTDYIDLYQSHDDDANTPLEETLSAFTDLIKQGKVRAIGASNYGAARLREALQVSKDNGFTRYESLQPEYNLYDREDYEKKFESLCRENNLGVISYYSLASGFLTGKYRSEADLDKSPRGGGIKKYLNGKGYKILSALDKVAGEHNSTPAAVALAWVMARPGITGPIASATSVHQLKELGKAAELNLKPHEIEMLTTVSSY, encoded by the coding sequence ATGGAAAAAAGGGAGTTGGGAAGATCGGGGCTGGTAGTGCATCCCCTTGTGTTTGGCGGCAATGTTTTCGGGTGGACAGCAGACGAGAAAACATCCTTTGGATTACTGGATTCATTTGTTGACCACGGATTTGATTTTGTTGACACTGCAGATGTATATTCGCGATGGGTTCCCGGAAATACCGGTGGCGAATCTGAAACAATCATCGGCAACTGGTTTAAACAAAGTGGTAAACGCGACAAGATCGTGCTTGCTACCAAGGTAGGCAAGCCCATGAGCGAAGACAAGAAAGGCCTTTCGCGCGCTTACATTATTAGCGCCGTAGAAGCCTCGTTAAAGCGGCTAAAAACAGATTACATCGACCTTTATCAATCGCACGACGATGATGCTAATACCCCTTTGGAAGAAACACTCTCTGCATTTACAGACCTTATAAAACAAGGAAAAGTGAGGGCAATAGGCGCGTCAAATTATGGTGCCGCCCGCTTGCGTGAAGCTTTGCAGGTAAGTAAAGACAATGGGTTTACACGCTACGAAAGCCTCCAGCCAGAGTATAATTTATACGACCGCGAAGATTACGAAAAAAAGTTTGAGTCGTTATGCAGGGAAAACAACTTGGGCGTTATCTCCTACTACTCGCTTGCAAGCGGCTTCCTGACGGGTAAATATCGGTCAGAAGCTGACCTTGACAAAAGCCCGCGTGGTGGCGGTATAAAAAAGTATCTTAACGGAAAAGGGTATAAAATTTTGTCAGCTTTAGATAAAGTGGCCGGCGAACACAATAGCACGCCAGCAGCCGTAGCGTTAGCCTGGGTAATGGCCAGGCCGGGTATTACGGGGCCTATAGCCAGCGCAACCAGCGTGCATCAGCTAAAGGAACTTGGAAAAGCCGCCGAGCTTAATTTAAAACCTCATGAAATAGAAATGCTGACCACCGTCAGCAGTTACTAA
- a CDS encoding ABC transporter permease yields MDFYLTALLQGLCFAGIAFGIYLSMKIFNIPDITTDGSYTLGGVVSAVMITHHQPGYIILPAVMAAGAIAGACTGIIHTKLKINALLAGILVMTALYSVNLTIMGRSNLPVLNLPTIFSALHVVTDENLNSLVILIVFVTVLTLVIGYLLKTDFGIAMRATGNSEPMIRALGVNTDRMKIIGLALANALTALSGYLITQLQGFADISMGIGIVIIGLGSVIIGETIINWLQITSVWLSLLLVLTGAIVFQFVLAFTLSIGVDANLLKLVTAAFVLVIVGLPRLISNRP; encoded by the coding sequence ATGGATTTTTATCTAACCGCTTTATTGCAGGGTTTGTGCTTTGCGGGGATTGCCTTCGGGATTTATCTATCCATGAAGATATTTAACATTCCCGATATAACAACCGATGGCAGCTATACACTTGGCGGTGTAGTATCAGCGGTGATGATTACCCATCATCAACCAGGATATATTATTTTGCCTGCAGTAATGGCTGCGGGTGCTATTGCAGGTGCTTGTACCGGCATTATTCACACCAAATTAAAGATAAATGCATTATTGGCCGGTATATTGGTGATGACGGCATTGTACTCAGTAAATTTGACCATAATGGGCAGGAGCAACCTGCCTGTGCTCAATTTGCCAACCATATTTTCGGCACTTCACGTTGTCACAGATGAGAATCTGAACTCGTTAGTAATACTCATAGTTTTCGTAACAGTGCTTACCCTGGTCATTGGCTACCTGCTTAAAACGGATTTTGGTATAGCTATGCGCGCCACCGGCAACAGCGAGCCCATGATCCGCGCCTTAGGTGTAAATACCGACAGGATGAAGATAATTGGCCTTGCATTAGCTAACGCGTTAACAGCACTTAGCGGTTACCTTATTACCCAACTGCAGGGCTTTGCAGATATTAGCATGGGTATAGGTATCGTAATTATCGGGCTAGGATCAGTTATTATAGGGGAGACCATCATCAACTGGCTGCAGATCACCTCTGTGTGGCTAAGCCTTTTGCTGGTGCTTACAGGAGCCATTGTTTTCCAGTTTGTGCTGGCGTTTACCTTAAGCATCGGCGTAGATGCTAACCTGCTTAAGCTGGTTACAGCAGCATTTGTGCTCGTTATTGTAGGCCTGCCACGTTTAATCTCTAACAGACCATGA
- a CDS encoding c-type cytochrome, producing the protein MKAKTTAFIAFFTGLLIVMFACESQDSLEFKRYYVNGKLIYQQRCQNCHGANGEGLSNLMPPLTDVAFLKKNKQQLPCFVNLGLKGKLLVVNGKTFSNNMPANDIAPVDIAEVLTYVTNSFGNKMGVVTAEQVTAQLKACK; encoded by the coding sequence ATGAAGGCGAAAACAACAGCCTTTATTGCGTTTTTCACAGGTTTACTCATCGTCATGTTTGCTTGTGAGAGCCAGGACTCGTTGGAGTTTAAGCGGTACTATGTAAACGGGAAATTGATTTACCAGCAGCGCTGTCAAAATTGTCACGGCGCTAACGGTGAGGGCCTTTCTAACTTGATGCCACCACTTACGGATGTTGCATTCCTCAAGAAAAACAAGCAGCAGCTCCCCTGCTTTGTAAACCTCGGCCTTAAAGGCAAATTGCTGGTGGTAAACGGTAAAACTTTTAGTAATAACATGCCTGCTAACGATATTGCACCGGTGGATATTGCGGAGGTATTAACCTACGTTACCAATTCATTCGGCAACAAAATGGGCGTAGTAACAGCTGAACAGGTGACGGCGCAACTAAAGGCTTGCAAATAG
- a CDS encoding ABC transporter substrate-binding protein, whose protein sequence is MKFQKLFAVAASLIILAGCSSGKKGNVPVVGFVEAFQDETISHAKDGFIDALKANGFSEDKKNIEIKYNNAQGSAITLTTIVNQFVSEKVYLLATSTTVSTIAAIQKTKTIPIFQMVSPTPERMKVADAQGKGPANLFGTMEELNYIDTSFALIPKLLKPKGAQLTVGMIYNQSEPQSADALQRIQGLAAKLNVKIVALPLNSSADAQLVTQALLNKNIDAFFANPDNTVFSAFATIVKSCNDKNVPIFTSEAGLVKLGAVAAFGADIYQWGYQSGLQAAQYLKTHKTDGLKLEMVKVRKRVYNPTVAKRYNITIPPEFTAVK, encoded by the coding sequence ATGAAATTTCAGAAGCTTTTTGCCGTAGCTGCATCATTGATTATTCTGGCGGGGTGTTCGTCAGGAAAAAAGGGGAACGTGCCCGTTGTAGGGTTTGTTGAGGCTTTTCAGGACGAGACCATATCGCATGCGAAGGATGGCTTTATTGACGCGCTTAAGGCCAACGGTTTTAGTGAAGACAAGAAGAACATTGAAATAAAATACAACAATGCGCAGGGCTCGGCTATTACGCTCACCACAATAGTTAACCAGTTCGTATCTGAGAAGGTCTACCTGCTAGCCACCTCTACTACCGTATCAACCATTGCCGCCATCCAAAAAACTAAAACAATACCTATTTTCCAGATGGTATCGCCTACGCCTGAGCGAATGAAAGTTGCCGACGCGCAGGGCAAAGGTCCGGCAAACCTGTTTGGTACGATGGAAGAGCTTAATTACATTGATACATCATTCGCCCTAATACCTAAGCTGCTGAAGCCTAAGGGCGCGCAGCTTACCGTTGGTATGATATACAACCAGAGCGAACCGCAGTCTGCCGACGCGCTGCAGCGCATACAAGGCCTTGCTGCTAAGCTAAACGTTAAGATAGTCGCTTTGCCGCTGAACTCATCGGCAGATGCGCAACTGGTTACCCAAGCGCTGTTGAACAAGAACATCGACGCGTTTTTTGCTAATCCGGATAATACCGTGTTCTCTGCTTTCGCAACTATAGTAAAAAGCTGTAACGATAAGAATGTACCAATTTTCACCAGCGAAGCAGGTTTGGTAAAGCTTGGGGCCGTAGCTGCGTTTGGCGCCGACATTTACCAATGGGGCTACCAAAGCGGTTTACAAGCTGCACAGTACCTAAAAACACACAAAACGGATGGATTAAAACTGGAGATGGTAAAAGTGCGCAAACGGGTTTATAATCCCACCGTGGCAAAAAGATATAACATCACCATTCCGCCAGAATTTACTGCTGTAAAATAA